One Aegilops tauschii subsp. strangulata cultivar AL8/78 chromosome 2, Aet v6.0, whole genome shotgun sequence genomic window, CGGCAGCGCCGAGCCCTGGAGGAGATAGCCGCCCGCAAGCGTGGGCACGAGGACGAGCACGGCGTGGTGATCCTCGACagcgacgaggacgaggacgcccCCCGGACCGTCCAACCCGCCGCGCCAACCTGGGGAGGGGTGCAACAGGGACGGCGACCGCGGAggaggcgacgacgacgacggcggcggcggcggtgactaCACGCAGTTCTACAGGCTCCTCGGCATGTAGAGCTTCAAGGGCGTCGGGCGGCGAGGAGCGGTGAGGGCGACAGCGGGCCTAGTAGCggttttttcttttttgtaaaatattttaaatatgtATGAACTCGCCGAAGTTTGGATGAATTTGCGCCTAGTTTGTGGTTTTCAAATAAATCATGGGCGCCGCGACTGGGGGGCATCACGCCCCCAGCACGCGGTTTTCGCCGGTGCGCCCCCAGAGGGCGATTTTTAGCGCCtcctggggggccaacggctggagatacTCTTAGGGGCACGTGCACGAAGACTTCACGGTTGCAATCGacaaggtcaagccggctccgtatgggagcgacggcagcggcgcgTCGGCGgctcgatgtaatttttattatattTGAGATGTTTTGTACTTTCGGTGAACTTTGATAATAAATCTTGATCATTTTTGAAAAAAAGCATAGCCAATGGATTGATCAATACTACTAGTAGGTAGAAAAACTAAAGGAAAAGTTGGTCTTACTCCAAAGAAAAGTAAATGTTTTGGTTATGGCAAAAAAAAAACCATTAGCAATGTGTGGGAGAAGATTGTTCTATGCCGCTAATTTTGGTCGAATTAAACTGAGTCTAAAAGACATCTCTCGGAAAGTGTTTAGAACTTCCGCAATCATATCACCTGGATGTTTGGTCGCGAACAAAGCATAGCACTTGCGCGCGCAGAAGTCACGATCACGTGCAAGTCCGGAAGGAAGAGCGTCGTGGGATCGATACGCGAGAGCACGGGACCGTACGTAGCGTGCATCGCGTACTTTACGTACCCAGAGCAGCCAGAGCGGCCCCAGAGCGGCGAACACGCGCCACAAACGACCAACGCAGTGCCAAGTTCACTAGGCGGCTCGTGAACCGTGACCCGCCCGAGTGGTGCCGCGTCAGTTCACTCCACGTACAATCCCCTCGTGTTCTCTTCTCGCCCGTGATCGATCATTCGAGCTCCTTAAATCCCCGTCCCCAGCCTTTTCGCCTGCCCCACGCACCAGACCTTGCCACGCCCGCCGCTCCGGCTCCCCGATCGTCCGTCCAGTCACCACCGCGCCGGCATTGCCAGCCACCGGCCGTGCGTGGCGTCGGCGCGCGCCCGAACCGATGCCGCCCATGCCACGCGCCGGCCGGCTCCTGCTCTGCGTCGCCACGGTGGCCGCGGTGGCGTCGGGCGTGGACGGGCACACGCGGGGCGTGCGGccggggcgggcggcggggcggccgtTCCCGGAGAACGCGACGCGCGCGGAGGAGCTGGAGCGGCTGTTCATGCGGTGGGTGCGCTACGTGGGCGGCCTCAAGCACAGCACGTTCCACCACGCGCCGCTCGCCCGCGCGTTCCCGTCCTACTCGCTCGTCGTCGACAAGGACCCCGCGGCCGGCGACTTCACGTCCGTCCAGGCCGCCGTCGACTCGCTCCCGACCATCAACCTCGTCCGCGTCGTCATCAAGGTCAACGCCGGCACCTACACGTACGTGCATTGCCCCTGTCCTCCTCCCTTCTGCCGTTGCCAAGCCCTGTTTACTTTGCTGCCTCCATTGGAGGCGAGCTCCGAAGATGCGTGTCTGCATCCAACCATCGATCCATGATCAGAGGTTCACGGGGAGGAGGAAGGAAGCGTTTCCTGGAATCGTGGGCGTCAGGGAAAAGGCCGCACGAAGATCAGAAGCCCACTCCTGACTGGCTGTAGTGATACTCAGATTATCACATTTTCCCTTGATGCTTCAAACTGATTTTTTACTATTGAAAACTTCGAACTACTGTGGCATTTTGGCTAAGATTTTCGCCGCGTCTTAGAATTCTGGCTTTCCACAACATGGTCGCAGGGAGAAGGTGACGATATCGTCGATGCGCGCGTTCATCACCCTGGAGGGCGCCGGCGCGGACAAGACGATCGTGCAGTGGGGCGACACCGCGGACACGCCCGCCGGGCCGAGGGGGCGCCCGCTCGGCACGTACGGCTCGGCGTCGTTCGCCGTGAACGCGCAGTACTTCATCGCCAGGAACATCACCTTCAAGGTACGTAACTCTCCGTCACCGCCGCTGTCCCCGCTGCTCGGTGCTTCATGTCCTAATACACGCTTGCGTTGGCAGAACACGGCGCCGGTGCCGCCGGCGGGGGCGACTGGGAAGCAGGCGGTGGCGCTGCGGGTGTCGGCGGACAACGCGGCGTTCGTGGGGTGCCGGTTCCTGGGCGCGCAGGACACGCTCTACGACCAGTCGGGGCGCCACTACTACAAGGACTGCTACATCGAGGGGTCCATCGACTTCATCTTCGGCAACGCGCTCTCCCTCTACGAGGTACGTGCGTGCTCTCCTCTTCCTCGATGCCTGGATGCTCCATTGCCGGTCCCTCCATGTGTGAGTGAGGTGCAATACTACGCATGCTGAACAGagagagaaaaacagagcatgcaCGAGCAGCAGAAAAACAGAGCCGGCAAACACCTGTGGCACGCAATGCTAGGATTTTGTTCCGTGGCCGGTTGCAGTCGCAATCTTGGCGTCTTCGACCGACTCGTCGCAGCGGCTGAATCATGCATGCACACGGCCTCTTGCTGCTGTCCGTTTGTGCCCCCGGCGCCGCGACCGGCGCCCCGGCGGCCCTACGCCCACATGCTCGATACACGTCAAATATTTCGGTCTCGTCTCGTGCCCATGTTTTCTGTTTCGCTTTTCTGGGTTCACGAACAGTCGAAGTCGTAAAAAAATACAGATATGCTCATCAGCTCATGAGCGTGTGACAAGGAATATACATATGAATGTGTGTGTTGTGGTGTGCGTGCAGGGTTGCCACGTGCACGCGATCGCGCGGGACTACGGGGCGCTGACGGCGCAGAACCGGCAGAGCATGCTGGAGGACACGGGGTTCTCGTTCGTCGGCTGCAGGGTGACGGGGTCGGGGGCGCTCTACCTGGGCCGGGCCTGGGGCACCTTCTCCCGCGTCGTCTTCGCCTACACCtacatggacgacatcatcgtCCCGCGCGGCTGGTACAACTGGGGCGACCCCAGCCGCGAGCTGTACGCTCTTTCACTCTTTCTTTCTTTTCCACCGTCTCCGTCCTCTCCCCTCTTCCGTTTTCTGACggtggatgatgatgatgatggtggtgcAGGACGGTGTTCTACGGGCAGTACAAGTGCACGGGCCCCGGCGCGAGCTACTCCGGCAGGGTGTCGTGGTCGCGGGAGCTCACCGACGAGGAGGCCAAGCCCTTCATCTCCCTCAGCTTCATCGACGGCACCGAGTGGATCAGGATCTGACCGGGGTCGCGTTCCATGTAGTAACACGCACACACGGGCGGCACACACGTCGTCATGTAAAGAAGAGGGAGTGGAAAGACAAAGTGGGTGAATTTATACAGATTCTTTTGCAGTCTTCTTTTGGGCGGGGAGTGCGTTTTTTCAACCCGGACAGGGTCCGTGCAGCACGGTCCTCGCTCGGGCCCTCGCTGGAAATGCAGGGAAGGCATGATAATCCGTATTTTCGGAGCAAGTACCCGAATAGTATTAGGCTAATCCGTTGCTCATGAACAAGATTAGAAGATAAGTGCCCCTGACAATCTAATTGACCAATGTTGTTAACGTGTCAGTGTCACTGTAGACTGTGGTACCAGGCGAAGTGGTTACGAGTACAAAGTAATCATGGATGACTTGGTTAgagcaatttttttgaaaatggTACAGACGCAGACGCTCATATATTCATCTTTATAAATGCACGCATGCGCACCCTATGAGCACTTCTGAAAGATTTAGCCGTCacatttgttggaaatatgccctaaaggtaataataaaatggttattattgtattttcttgttcatgacacttgtctattgttcatgctataattgtattaactggaaaccgtaatacatgtgtgaatacatagaccacaacatgtccctagtcagcctctagttgactagctcgttgatcaatagatggttatggtttcctgaccatgatgtgatggacaagacccaatcctaagcatagcacaaggtcgtgtagttcgtttgctaagagcttttctaatgtcaagtatcatttccttagaccatgagattgtgcaactcccggataccgtaggaatgctttgggtgtaccaaacgtcacaacgtaactgggtggctataaaggtacactacaggtatctccgaaagtgtctgttgggttggcacgaatcaagactgggatttgtcactccgtatgacggagaggtatctctggacccactcggtaatgcataatcataatgagctcaatgtgactaaatagttagtcgcgggatcatgcattacggaacgagtaaagtgacttgccggtaacgagattgaacgaggtattgggataccgacgatcgaatctcgggcaagtaacataccgattgacaaagggaattgtatacgggattgattgaatccccgacatcgtggttcatccgatgagatcatcgtggaacatgtgggagccaacatgggtatccagatcccgctgttggttattggccggagaacgtctcggtcatgtctgcatggttcccgaacccgta contains:
- the LOC109746468 gene encoding probable pectinesterase 53 isoform X2, with protein sequence MPPMPRAGRLLLCVATVAAVASGVDGHTRGVRPGRAAGRPFPENATRAEELERLFMRWVRYVGGLKHSTFHHAPLARAFPSYSLVVDKDPAAGDFTSVQAAVDSLPTINLVRVVIKVNAGTYTEKVTISSMRAFITLEGAGADKTIVQWGDTADTPAGPRGRPLGTYGSASFAVNAQYFIARNITFKNTAPVPPAGATGKQAVALRVSADNAAFVGCRFLGAQDTLYDQSGRHYYKDCYIEGSIDFIFGNALSLYEGCHVHAIARDYGALTAQNRQSMLEDTGFSFVGCRVTGSGALYLGRAWGTFSRVVFAYTYMDDIIVPRGWYNWGDPSRELTVFYGQYKCTGPGASYSGRVSWSRELTDEEAKPFISLSFIDGTEWIRI
- the LOC109746468 gene encoding probable pectinesterase 53 isoform X1; translated protein: MPPMPRAGRLLLCVATVAAVASGVDGHTRGVRPGRAAGRPFPENATRAEELERLFMRWVRYVGGLKHSTFHHAPLARAFPSYSLVVDKDPAAGDFTSVQAAVDSLPTINLVRVVIKVNAGTYTEKVTISSMRAFITLEGAGADKTIVQWGDTADTPAGPRGRPLGTYGSASFAVNAQYFIARNITFKVRNSPSPPLSPLLGASCPNTRLRWQNTAPVPPAGATGKQAVALRVSADNAAFVGCRFLGAQDTLYDQSGRHYYKDCYIEGSIDFIFGNALSLYEGCHVHAIARDYGALTAQNRQSMLEDTGFSFVGCRVTGSGALYLGRAWGTFSRVVFAYTYMDDIIVPRGWYNWGDPSRELTVFYGQYKCTGPGASYSGRVSWSRELTDEEAKPFISLSFIDGTEWIRI